One window of the Streptomyces sp. TS71-3 genome contains the following:
- a CDS encoding glycoside hydrolase family 30 beta sandwich domain-containing protein, with product MPPTPQGPASPTPPRLRAGLSRRAFLALTTAGAAAAGSALLLPDQAGAAARGTRASDAAQVTFSSESTADGFEPKSGAWYEDPATGLAGVAYALSKQDDIAFTPAGGGSGQVIGVDPGTAYQSVLGIGTSMEDSTVYALSLMSPDARTKALRALFDPASGAGFGITRICFGTSDFSQPAFYTYDDGAADPDLANFSIQKDIDNHVIATLKEALQINPDLVVFGTTWSAPAWMKDNNSLIGGHLLDEYVPAFAAYYRRTVQAYAEQGITVHAVTPQNEPLNAAKQYPSMLVSAEQEQRLLDAMHQEFADAGLATEIWGYDHNFGQAADYAAGLYGTPGAYSDAYRNSTAIALHDYSGDPSAMSGLKDDYPDLDVIMTERMVWGTEGADRIAQYLRNWSIGYVAWATMLDQNRQSQQFGTPDPTPLIQSPADRDSYWALPEYNFFAQYARFVQRGAKRIDSDYGDAGTVTTVAFLNPDGTVAVIVVNQTGADQDLTLRSEGRQLTATLPAKTVGTYVWQR from the coding sequence ATGCCCCCCACCCCGCAAGGCCCCGCGTCCCCCACTCCCCCGCGGCTGCGCGCCGGGCTCAGCCGCCGGGCCTTCCTCGCCCTGACCACCGCGGGGGCAGCCGCCGCCGGATCCGCCCTGCTGCTGCCGGATCAGGCCGGCGCCGCGGCCAGGGGCACCCGAGCCTCCGACGCCGCCCAGGTGACGTTCAGCTCGGAGTCGACGGCCGACGGGTTCGAGCCCAAGAGCGGTGCGTGGTACGAGGATCCGGCCACGGGTCTGGCCGGGGTGGCGTACGCGCTGAGCAAGCAGGACGACATCGCGTTCACCCCCGCGGGAGGCGGCTCCGGCCAGGTGATCGGCGTCGATCCGGGGACCGCGTACCAGAGCGTGCTCGGCATCGGCACCTCGATGGAGGACTCCACCGTCTACGCCCTGTCCCTGATGAGCCCGGACGCCCGCACCAAGGCCCTGCGGGCGCTCTTCGACCCGGCGTCCGGCGCGGGCTTCGGCATCACCCGCATCTGCTTCGGCACCTCCGACTTCAGCCAGCCGGCGTTCTACACCTACGACGACGGCGCCGCCGACCCGGACCTCGCGAACTTCTCCATCCAGAAGGACATCGACAACCACGTCATCGCGACCCTGAAGGAAGCGCTCCAGATCAACCCCGACCTGGTCGTCTTCGGCACCACCTGGAGCGCCCCGGCCTGGATGAAGGACAACAACAGCCTGATCGGCGGGCACCTGCTCGACGAGTACGTGCCGGCGTTCGCGGCGTACTACCGCAGGACCGTGCAGGCCTACGCCGAGCAGGGCATCACCGTCCACGCGGTGACGCCCCAGAACGAGCCGCTGAACGCCGCCAAGCAGTACCCCAGCATGCTGGTCTCCGCCGAGCAGGAGCAGCGGCTCCTGGACGCGATGCACCAGGAGTTCGCCGATGCCGGCCTGGCCACGGAGATCTGGGGCTACGACCACAACTTCGGCCAGGCGGCCGACTACGCCGCGGGCCTGTACGGCACCCCGGGCGCGTACTCGGACGCCTACCGCAACTCGACGGCCATCGCGCTGCACGACTACTCGGGCGACCCGAGCGCCATGAGCGGGCTCAAGGACGACTACCCGGACCTCGACGTGATCATGACGGAGCGGATGGTCTGGGGCACCGAGGGGGCCGACCGCATCGCGCAGTACCTGCGCAACTGGTCGATCGGCTACGTCGCCTGGGCCACCATGCTCGACCAGAACCGGCAGAGCCAGCAGTTCGGCACGCCCGACCCGACGCCCCTCATCCAGAGCCCGGCCGACCGGGACAGCTACTGGGCGCTGCCCGAGTACAACTTCTTCGCGCAGTACGCCAGGTTCGTCCAGCGGGGCGCGAAGCGGATCGACAGCGACTACGGGGACGCGGGCACGGTCACCACGGTGGCCTTCCTCAATCCGGACGGCACGGTGGCGGTGATCGTCGTCAACCAGACCGGCGCGGACCAGGACCTCACCCTGCGCTCCGAGGGCCGGCAGCTCACCGCGACACTGCCGGCGAAGACGGTCGGCACCTACGTCTGGCAGCGCTGA
- a CDS encoding TetR/AcrR family transcriptional regulator codes for METFAARGYHNASLAEIADRVGLTQAGVLHYFRSKSQLLTGVLELRDRADIGQLGPDRPQGLAFLRHLVDTARRNAEREGIVRLYTVLSAESVTEGHPAQEYFRDRYTGLRTFVADALYEACGLGGAEGGADGAGGGSGSERGEERARQEGDARREVEHVANAVIAVMDGLQVQWLLAPEAVDMAAATERVVSALLASLAPERFAAGLPE; via the coding sequence GTGGAGACGTTCGCGGCCCGCGGCTACCACAACGCCTCGCTCGCCGAGATCGCCGACCGGGTCGGGCTCACCCAGGCCGGGGTGCTGCACTACTTCCGCTCCAAGTCGCAACTGCTCACCGGCGTCCTGGAGTTGCGGGACCGGGCCGACATCGGCCAGCTCGGCCCCGACCGCCCGCAGGGGCTCGCGTTCCTGCGGCACCTGGTCGACACGGCCCGGCGGAACGCCGAGCGCGAGGGCATCGTCCGGCTCTACACCGTGCTCTCCGCGGAGAGCGTCACCGAGGGCCACCCCGCACAGGAGTACTTCCGCGACCGCTACACGGGCCTGCGCACCTTCGTCGCCGACGCGCTGTACGAGGCCTGCGGGCTGGGCGGTGCCGAGGGCGGTGCGGACGGTGCCGGCGGCGGGAGCGGTTCAGAGCGCGGTGAGGAGCGCGCTCGGCAGGAGGGGGACGCACGCCGGGAGGTCGAGCACGTCGCCAACGCCGTCATCGCCGTGATGGACGGCCTCCAGGTGCAGTGGCTGCTGGCGCCGGAGGCGGTGGACATGGCCGCGGCCACCGAGCGCGTCGTCTCGGCGCTGCTCGCCTCGCTGGCGCCGGAGCGGTTCGCCGCGGGGCTTCCCGAATAG
- a CDS encoding iron-containing redox enzyme family protein, which translates to MTASAQAASRETVRAPGYVSRTAGPPGGPALPRPRGELSGAVLAALASPGRAGAGLPGTREAGAADPYGDDLHLALYALYELHYRGFADVDPDLEWDPALLELRAALERRFEAELRAATGPVADVTGALDTLLTGTAEDADTDVSRFLRRQGRLWQLREYAALRSLYHLKEADPHAWVIPRLRGRAKAAMVAVEYDEFGGGRPEGVHAELFAELMTDLDLDPAYGRYLDQAPAAALAPVNLMSMLGLHRAHRGALVGHFAAVEVTSSPASARLAAALRRTGAGPAAEYFYTEHVEADAVHEQVVRRDVLGGLLAEEPDLAPDIAFGIHATTHLDTRLAEHLLDLWRSERSALRTPL; encoded by the coding sequence ATGACCGCTTCGGCACAGGCCGCATCGCGCGAGACGGTGCGGGCGCCCGGGTACGTGTCACGCACCGCGGGCCCACCCGGCGGGCCCGCCCTGCCCCGCCCCCGCGGCGAGCTGTCCGGTGCCGTGCTCGCCGCGCTGGCCTCGCCCGGTCGTGCCGGCGCCGGGTTGCCCGGTACCCGGGAGGCCGGCGCGGCGGACCCGTACGGCGACGACCTGCACCTCGCGCTGTACGCCCTCTACGAGTTGCACTACCGGGGCTTCGCGGACGTCGACCCCGACCTGGAGTGGGACCCGGCCCTGCTGGAGCTGCGCGCGGCCCTGGAGCGGCGCTTCGAAGCGGAGCTGCGGGCCGCCACCGGCCCGGTCGCCGACGTCACCGGCGCCCTGGACACGCTGCTCACCGGGACGGCCGAGGACGCCGACACCGACGTCAGCCGCTTCCTTCGGCGCCAGGGACGGCTGTGGCAGCTGCGCGAGTACGCCGCGCTGCGCTCGCTGTACCACCTCAAGGAGGCCGATCCGCACGCCTGGGTGATCCCGCGGCTGCGCGGCCGCGCCAAGGCCGCCATGGTGGCGGTCGAGTACGACGAGTTCGGCGGCGGGCGGCCCGAGGGGGTGCACGCGGAGCTGTTCGCGGAGCTGATGACCGACCTGGACCTGGACCCGGCGTACGGCCGCTACCTGGACCAGGCGCCCGCGGCGGCCCTCGCGCCCGTCAACCTGATGTCGATGCTGGGGCTGCACCGCGCCCACCGCGGCGCGCTCGTCGGGCACTTCGCGGCGGTCGAGGTGACGTCGTCACCGGCATCGGCGCGGCTGGCCGCCGCCCTGCGCCGCACGGGCGCGGGGCCGGCCGCCGAGTACTTCTACACCGAGCACGTGGAGGCCGACGCGGTGCACGAGCAGGTGGTGCGCAGGGACGTGCTCGGCGGCCTGCTCGCGGAGGAGCCCGACCTGGCCCCGGACATCGCCTTCGGCATCCACGCCACCACCCACCTGGACACCCGGCTGGCCGAACACCTCCTGGACCTCTGGCGGTCGGAGCGCAGCGCGTTGCGCACGCCGCTGTGA
- a CDS encoding CDGSH iron-sulfur domain-containing protein — protein MPNSPDRGPGHSPGRDPGRFPGRDRRDPCRVTLSEEGPLLVPGPVEVRMDDGTVAASDRFTVALCTCRRTATPPWCDTSHRRQPPRPARDDPARNASRPPDRSPPHRADRTDPAENADGAENADRAENADRTERRNRAEHTNRAKHADRTENTNQAANTNHTEDTNQAPNTNHTDDTNQAPNTNHTDDTNQAEDRKGNGP, from the coding sequence GTGCCGAACTCCCCTGACCGCGGGCCCGGCCACTCCCCTGGGCGGGACCCCGGCCGCTTCCCCGGCCGGGACCGCCGGGACCCCTGCCGGGTCACGCTCAGCGAGGAGGGTCCCCTTCTGGTGCCGGGCCCCGTCGAGGTGCGGATGGACGACGGCACGGTGGCGGCCTCGGACCGGTTCACCGTCGCCCTCTGCACCTGCCGGCGCACCGCGACGCCGCCGTGGTGCGACACGAGCCACCGAAGGCAGCCGCCCCGCCCGGCACGCGACGACCCGGCACGCAACGCCTCACGACCACCGGACCGTTCCCCACCGCACCGGGCCGACCGGACGGATCCGGCCGAGAACGCGGACGGGGCGGAGAACGCGGACCGCGCCGAGAACGCGGACCGCACCGAGAGGAGGAACCGGGCCGAGCACACGAACCGGGCCAAGCACGCGGACCGCACCGAGAACACGAACCAGGCCGCGAACACGAACCACACCGAAGACACGAACCAGGCCCCGAACACGAACCACACCGACGACACGAACCAGGCCCCGAACACGAACCACACCGACGACACGAACCAGGCCGAGGACAGGAAGGGAAACGGACCATGA
- a CDS encoding HemK2/MTQ2 family protein methyltransferase, with protein sequence MTTASGRPPARPGGLGSPLVPPGVYAPGDDTFLLAEALTRERLPAGADVLDVGTGSGALALHAARQGARVTAVDVGHRAVLTARLNALRARRRIAVHRGDLFTPVLGSSFDLVVCNPPYVPTPEATGPRDRNPAWEAGTDGRDVLDRLCDGAGEVLRPHGALLMVQSGLCGVEDTLRRLARAGLPGTVCDRRWIPFGPVLRARLPWLRARGLLTVQDRHEELVVIRAELP encoded by the coding sequence ATGACGACCGCTTCCGGACGGCCCCCGGCCAGGCCGGGCGGCCTGGGGTCACCGCTGGTCCCGCCCGGTGTGTACGCGCCGGGAGACGACACGTTCCTGCTGGCCGAGGCCCTGACGCGGGAGAGGCTGCCGGCGGGTGCCGACGTGCTCGACGTGGGCACCGGCTCCGGTGCGCTCGCGCTGCACGCGGCGCGGCAGGGGGCGCGGGTCACCGCGGTGGACGTCGGGCACCGCGCCGTGCTGACGGCGCGGCTGAACGCGCTGCGCGCGCGGCGGCGGATCGCGGTGCACCGGGGCGATCTGTTCACGCCGGTCCTGGGCAGCTCCTTCGACTTGGTGGTGTGCAATCCGCCGTACGTGCCGACGCCTGAGGCCACGGGTCCGCGCGACCGCAACCCGGCATGGGAGGCCGGCACCGACGGCCGGGACGTCCTGGACCGGCTCTGCGACGGCGCCGGCGAGGTGCTGCGGCCGCACGGGGCGCTGCTGATGGTGCAGTCCGGGCTCTGCGGCGTCGAGGACACGCTGCGGAGGCTGGCACGCGCGGGGCTGCCGGGCACGGTCTGCGACCGCCGGTGGATCCCGTTCGGGCCGGTGCTGCGCGCCCGGCTGCCGTGGCTGCGCGCCCGGGGCCTGCTCACCGTCCAGGACCGACACGAGGAGCTGGTGGTCATCCGTGCCGAACTCCCCTGA
- a CDS encoding FAD-dependent oxidoreductase — MTSPPRLPGAPVSLWMERELSERHPPLRTTTEADVAVLGGGMAGLCTAWEMARTGRSVVLVEAGGLAAGVTGNTTAKLSALQGFTYHRLRAAAGATAARRYATSQSQAVAQVGEVSAELGIDCQWERADAVTYATRPEGAEELRAEAEAAQDAGLDAEFVTATALPFPVSGAVRLPDQAQFHPRAFLDGLARDLVARGGRIFEDTRATALHEGSPCRVTTAGGAEVVARDVVVATHYPIFDRALLFARMAPHRELVVAGRLPSDDAPGGMYLTPEDATRSLRTAPYGAEHRMLIATGEKFVPGTGGVEERYRRLAAWMLEHFPAAEVRYRWAAQDNWTTDGVPFIGPLHPAARHVYVATGFGGWGLSGGMAAGRLLRSLVEGEGLPWAGLYDPRRLHLPREGRALVERGADTARYFVGDRLPGRAEPTADGIARGQGAVVRSGARHLAVYRDEDGGEHALSARCTHLGCLVRFNDAERTWECPCHGSRFGTDGEVLQGPAVHPLKRAETSHTAPAGEGTHQEPGDGSG, encoded by the coding sequence ATGACGAGCCCGCCGCGACTCCCCGGTGCGCCGGTGTCGCTCTGGATGGAGCGGGAGCTCTCGGAGCGCCACCCACCGTTGCGCACCACCACGGAGGCCGACGTGGCCGTGCTCGGCGGAGGCATGGCCGGGCTGTGCACCGCCTGGGAGATGGCACGCACCGGCCGCTCCGTCGTGCTCGTGGAGGCCGGCGGGCTGGCGGCGGGCGTGACGGGGAACACCACGGCGAAGCTCTCCGCCCTGCAAGGGTTCACCTACCACCGGCTGCGCGCCGCGGCCGGGGCCACCGCCGCCCGCAGGTACGCCACGTCGCAGAGCCAGGCCGTGGCGCAGGTGGGCGAGGTGAGCGCGGAACTCGGCATCGACTGCCAGTGGGAACGCGCCGACGCCGTCACCTACGCCACCCGCCCCGAGGGCGCCGAGGAGCTGCGCGCGGAGGCGGAGGCCGCGCAGGACGCCGGGCTCGACGCCGAGTTCGTGACGGCGACCGCGCTGCCGTTCCCCGTGAGCGGCGCGGTGCGGCTGCCGGACCAGGCGCAGTTCCACCCGCGGGCGTTCCTGGACGGCCTCGCCCGCGACCTCGTCGCCCGCGGTGGCCGGATCTTCGAGGACACCCGGGCCACCGCGCTGCACGAGGGCTCGCCCTGCCGGGTCACCACAGCCGGCGGCGCCGAGGTCGTCGCCCGGGACGTCGTGGTGGCCACCCACTACCCGATCTTCGACCGCGCCCTGCTCTTCGCGCGCATGGCGCCGCACCGCGAACTCGTCGTCGCGGGGCGCCTTCCGAGCGACGACGCGCCGGGAGGCATGTACCTGACGCCGGAGGACGCCACGCGCTCGCTGCGCACCGCCCCGTACGGCGCCGAGCACCGGATGCTCATCGCCACCGGCGAGAAGTTCGTGCCGGGCACCGGCGGGGTCGAGGAGCGGTACCGGCGGCTCGCGGCGTGGATGCTGGAGCACTTCCCCGCCGCCGAGGTGCGCTACCGCTGGGCGGCGCAGGACAACTGGACGACGGACGGTGTGCCCTTCATCGGGCCGCTGCACCCGGCGGCACGGCACGTGTACGTCGCCACCGGCTTCGGCGGCTGGGGACTGAGCGGTGGGATGGCGGCCGGACGGCTGCTCAGGTCGCTGGTGGAGGGCGAGGGCCTGCCGTGGGCCGGCCTCTACGACCCCCGCCGGCTGCACCTGCCGCGCGAGGGCCGCGCCCTGGTGGAGCGGGGGGCCGACACGGCCAGGTACTTCGTGGGCGACCGGCTGCCGGGCCGCGCCGAACCCACGGCGGACGGCATCGCCCGCGGGCAGGGCGCCGTGGTGCGCAGCGGCGCCCGGCACCTCGCCGTGTACCGGGACGAGGACGGAGGCGAGCACGCCCTGTCCGCGCGCTGCACGCACCTGGGCTGCCTGGTGCGGTTCAACGACGCCGAACGGACCTGGGAGTGCCCCTGCCACGGTTCGCGGTTCGGCACGGACGGGGAGGTGCTCCAGGGACCGGCGGTGCACCCCCTGAAGCGGGCGGAGACCTCGCACACGGCCCCGGCCGGTGAAGGAACCCACCAGGAGCCCGGCGACGGGTCCGGGTGA
- a CDS encoding RICIN domain-containing protein translates to MNRPIPDGLYVLVHAASRKVLDVPGGGWDNGAPVSVWERLGPQGSPGQQWTVAFDPALATYTLRRPDAEKFLDVVGGSREGGAAVQVWEGTHSDAQRWRFEPRGEAGRFALVNAGSGLLLTVAEDAGDGAAVQQSREVPGSGGQQWEPVAVG, encoded by the coding sequence ATGAACCGACCGATCCCGGACGGGCTGTACGTTCTGGTGCACGCCGCCTCCCGGAAGGTCCTCGACGTGCCTGGCGGCGGGTGGGACAACGGCGCCCCCGTGTCCGTGTGGGAGAGGCTCGGCCCGCAGGGCAGCCCCGGCCAGCAGTGGACGGTGGCGTTCGACCCGGCCCTCGCCACGTACACCCTGCGGCGTCCCGACGCGGAGAAGTTCCTCGACGTCGTCGGCGGCAGCCGCGAGGGCGGTGCCGCCGTCCAGGTGTGGGAAGGCACCCACAGCGACGCCCAGCGGTGGCGGTTCGAGCCCCGCGGCGAGGCCGGGCGGTTCGCCCTGGTCAACGCCGGCTCGGGCCTGCTGCTCACCGTGGCCGAGGACGCGGGGGACGGTGCCGCCGTCCAGCAGTCGCGGGAGGTCCCCGGCTCCGGCGGCCAGCAGTGGGAGCCGGTCGCCGTCGGCTGA
- a CDS encoding gas vesicle protein codes for MPDSKHHGTTREENSSDVTDVTDGQRSGSGAKRRPGLMRIQRSARTQLAELTGMTVESMTSAQRSGDGWTLELEVPELARAPDTVSLLGGHEVLPDEEGELTGHRRVRGYERGRADPHQRG; via the coding sequence ATGCCTGACAGCAAGCACCACGGCACGACCCGAGAAGAGAACAGCAGCGACGTGACAGACGTGACAGACGGGCAACGGTCCGGAAGCGGTGCGAAGAGGCGTCCGGGTCTGATGCGGATCCAGCGGAGCGCGCGCACGCAGCTCGCCGAGCTGACCGGCATGACCGTCGAGTCCATGACCTCCGCCCAGCGCTCCGGCGATGGCTGGACGCTTGAGCTGGAGGTGCCGGAACTGGCCAGGGCGCCGGACACGGTGAGCCTGCTCGGCGGCCACGAGGTCCTGCCGGACGAGGAAGGCGAGCTCACCGGCCACCGCCGCGTCCGCGGTTACGAGCGTGGCCGGGCCGATCCGCACCAGCGCGGCTGA
- a CDS encoding GvpL/GvpF family gas vesicle protein, protein MSTYVYGIAGRSHPGLPDGITGVGEPARPVRTVVQSGLTAVVSDAPEGLRPKRRDLMAHQRVLYRAEEDGPVLPMRFGSVAPDDASVRGVLAERGEHFHERLESLAGKVEYNVKATHREDAVLRYVMARRPDIRDLSDANNAAGGGNYRQRLELGELVVAAVQAQQAEDAELVYRTLEQVTASVTAGPEAASWVANVSFLVERKGTGAFTEAVDRLRADRPHLDLRLNGPLPPYSFVEPGPARPAVPGTSTGSTGRIAE, encoded by the coding sequence ATGAGCACGTACGTCTACGGCATCGCCGGCCGCTCCCACCCCGGCCTGCCCGACGGCATCACGGGCGTCGGAGAACCGGCGCGCCCGGTGCGCACCGTCGTCCAGAGCGGCCTCACCGCGGTGGTCAGCGACGCCCCCGAGGGGCTGCGCCCCAAGCGCCGCGACCTGATGGCCCACCAGCGCGTGCTGTACCGGGCGGAGGAGGACGGCCCGGTGCTGCCGATGCGGTTCGGCAGCGTCGCGCCCGACGACGCTTCGGTGCGGGGCGTGCTCGCCGAGCGCGGTGAGCACTTTCACGAACGTCTGGAGTCGCTGGCCGGCAAGGTCGAGTACAACGTGAAGGCCACCCACCGCGAGGACGCGGTGCTGCGGTACGTGATGGCGCGGCGCCCGGACATCAGGGACCTCAGCGACGCCAACAACGCGGCCGGCGGCGGCAACTACCGGCAGCGGCTGGAACTCGGCGAGCTGGTGGTGGCCGCCGTCCAGGCGCAGCAGGCCGAGGACGCCGAGCTGGTGTACCGGACGCTGGAGCAGGTGACGGCATCGGTGACGGCCGGCCCCGAGGCCGCGTCCTGGGTGGCGAACGTGTCCTTCCTGGTGGAGCGGAAGGGGACCGGCGCCTTCACCGAGGCCGTCGACCGGCTGCGCGCCGACCGGCCGCACCTGGACCTGCGCCTCAACGGCCCGCTGCCGCCCTACAGCTTCGTCGAGCCGGGACCCGCGCGGCCCGCGGTGCCGGGCACCTCCACCGGATCCACGGGCCGGATCGCGGAGTGA
- a CDS encoding DNA primase, whose product MDRTTMGLAVGAGYLLGRSRKMKMALMLGAMAAGRRLPVTPSALKGAVGDQLRNSPHLKGLGDQLGGQLGGLGKAATGALIERRIEGVADRLQSHTAGMRERMAGGGPEGEAPEAGRGEEEGEEPERGARAEEAEEERPRPRPAKKTAKKAAKKAPAKKASTGRAPVRKAPDKRAAGRVPPGKRAAARTAPGGPVRRPRPEKGGGDRG is encoded by the coding sequence ATGGATCGCACGACGATGGGCCTCGCTGTCGGGGCCGGATACCTCCTCGGGCGCAGCAGGAAGATGAAGATGGCGCTGATGCTGGGCGCCATGGCGGCGGGGCGCCGGCTGCCGGTGACCCCCTCGGCGCTGAAGGGCGCGGTGGGCGACCAGTTGCGGAACAGCCCGCACCTCAAGGGCCTCGGCGACCAGCTCGGCGGCCAGCTGGGCGGCCTCGGCAAGGCCGCCACCGGCGCGCTGATCGAGCGGCGTATCGAGGGCGTGGCCGACCGGTTGCAGTCCCACACCGCGGGGATGCGGGAACGGATGGCGGGGGGCGGGCCCGAGGGCGAGGCCCCGGAAGCCGGCCGTGGCGAGGAGGAGGGCGAGGAGCCGGAGCGCGGGGCTCGCGCCGAGGAGGCCGAGGAGGAGCGCCCGCGCCCGAGGCCCGCCAAGAAGACGGCGAAGAAGGCCGCGAAGAAGGCACCCGCGAAGAAGGCCTCCACGGGCAGGGCGCCCGTGCGGAAGGCCCCGGACAAGCGTGCTGCCGGCCGTGTCCCGCCCGGGAAGCGGGCCGCGGCCCGCACCGCGCCGGGCGGCCCGGTCCGCCGGCCGCGGCCGGAGAAGGGAGGCGGTGACCGTGGCTGA
- a CDS encoding SRPBCC family protein — translation MADTRSQQTTSALGRITSGPAADRLKSEVQDYLGAQAERLLSAAGHRLGQSTARLTDIAEGNGPGLGKLAAEGGKKLIGGKNPLGAVGGGLKDTVKGVLPGGGKDGKKDKKAQGKPTVILESVDVGVPLRTAYDQWTQYQEFSSFAKGVQDADVSDEDVESDWQFKIFLSNRANKATTTEQIPDERIAWTTEAAQGTTKGVVTFHELGPNLTRLLLIMEYYPVGFVEKTGNLWHAQGRRARLDFKNFARFISMTGEASGAWRGEIRDSEVVRSHEDAVAEEEDGEPSEAEDVQPGDEYEDEADYGYEQEEPDGSGNSADDEYPEDEAAEYEEDEGYETADYADQDGNPDEEAAADERPAGRRGSAARSRR, via the coding sequence GTGGCTGACACCCGGTCCCAGCAGACGACGTCCGCCCTCGGCCGGATCACCTCCGGCCCGGCGGCCGACCGGCTCAAGAGCGAGGTCCAGGACTACCTGGGCGCCCAGGCGGAGCGCCTGCTCAGCGCCGCCGGGCACAGGCTGGGCCAGAGCACCGCCCGGCTGACCGACATCGCCGAGGGCAACGGCCCCGGCCTCGGCAAGCTCGCCGCGGAGGGCGGCAAGAAGCTCATCGGGGGCAAGAACCCGCTGGGCGCCGTCGGCGGGGGGCTCAAGGACACCGTCAAGGGCGTGCTCCCGGGCGGCGGCAAGGACGGCAAGAAGGACAAGAAGGCCCAGGGCAAGCCCACCGTGATCCTGGAGTCCGTGGACGTGGGCGTGCCGCTGCGCACCGCCTACGACCAGTGGACGCAGTACCAGGAGTTCAGCAGCTTCGCCAAGGGCGTCCAGGACGCGGATGTCTCGGACGAGGACGTCGAGTCCGACTGGCAGTTCAAGATCTTCCTCTCCAACCGCGCCAACAAGGCCACGACCACCGAGCAGATCCCCGACGAGCGGATCGCCTGGACCACCGAGGCGGCGCAGGGCACCACGAAGGGCGTGGTGACCTTCCACGAGCTGGGGCCCAACCTCACCCGGCTCCTGCTGATCATGGAGTACTACCCGGTCGGCTTCGTCGAGAAGACCGGCAACCTCTGGCACGCGCAGGGCCGCAGGGCCCGGCTCGACTTCAAGAACTTCGCCCGGTTCATCAGCATGACCGGCGAGGCGAGCGGCGCCTGGCGCGGCGAGATCCGGGACAGCGAGGTCGTGCGCAGCCACGAGGACGCCGTCGCCGAGGAGGAGGACGGCGAGCCGTCCGAGGCCGAGGACGTGCAGCCGGGCGACGAGTACGAGGACGAGGCGGACTACGGCTACGAGCAGGAGGAGCCGGACGGGTCCGGAAACTCCGCGGACGACGAGTACCCCGAGGACGAGGCGGCGGAGTACGAGGAGGACGAGGGGTACGAGACCGCGGACTACGCCGATCAGGACGGAAACCCTGACGAGGAGGCCGCGGCGGACGAGCGTCCTGCCGGCCGCCGTGGCTCCGCCGCACGGAGCCGCCGATGA